Proteins encoded by one window of Anopheles maculipalpis chromosome 2RL, idAnoMacuDA_375_x, whole genome shotgun sequence:
- the LOC126557728 gene encoding MFS-type transporter SLC18B1-like, which produces MALDFTRRQWLTLMIMGLADFCNAICVSLQAPFFPNEAESKGATATEYGLVFGIFELVVFIISPIYGQYINRIGPKVLFNSGIFTTGTSAILFGLLDRVPGHVPFITLAFVIRIVEALGNAAFLTASFAIIAKEFPNNVATTFASLETCFGLGLIVGPMVGGALYTVGGYYLPFVVLGSALFITAILTLCILPKHPNEDQPSREKSASLLSVLKIPGVVVCALAICATSASIGFLSATMEPHLRQFDLSPILLGVVFIINGGVYALTAPVWGWGVDKFLNPKVVSAVGCFLVVGGFCMVGPASFIPLETNLSYVITGLVLHGLGIAAVLVSSFTDALNISIKKGLPDNIETYGLISGLWTSTFAFGAFVGPSVSGFLFDAIGFRASTVFIIGLQLVVGIITILFLCFERSPAPYKEISSVESLIKPTTSSQDGDSHNESSASRTSSLDITYRGNKSGFSGSQSSLIGSWRPSVNNLLISNSYQSKQGHWARSVTELETNSGTQYGTHYGSFDARPGYHDTMA; this is translated from the exons atgGCGTTAGATTTTACTCGCCGCCAGTGGTTGACGCTGATGATTATGGGACTGGCCGACTTTTGTAATGCGATCTGCGTAAGCTTACAAGCACCATTCTTCCCGAACGAG GCTGAATCGAAAGGTGCAACGGCGACAGAGTACGGGCTCGTGTTTGGTATCTTCGAGCTGGTGGTGTTCATCATCTCGCCCATCTACGGCCAGTACATCAACCGGATTGGCCCGAAAGTATTATTCAACAGTGGCATCTTTACCACCGGCACCTCGGCCATCCTGTTCGGGTTGCTGGATCGCGTGCCCGGACACGTGCCCTTCATAACGCTCGCATTCGTGATACGCATCGTGGAGGCGCTTGGAAATGCCGCCTTTCTGACCGCTTCGTTTGCGATTATTGCCAAAGAGTTCCCGAACAATGTGGCTACCACCTTTGCTTCGTTGGAGACGTGCTTCGGGCTAGGATTGATCGTTGGACCGATGGTCGGTGGCGCTCTGTACACGGTCGGTGGTTACTATTTACCGTTTGTCGTACTTGGGTCGGCTCTCTTCATAACGGCCATCCTGACACTGTGCATTCTACCAAAGCATCCAAATGAGGATCAACCGAGCCGCGAAAAGTCGGCATCGCTGCTCAGCGTGCTGAAGATACCCGGTGTCGTCGTGTGTGCGCTGGCTATCTGTGCCACCAGTGCATCGATCGGTTTCTTAAGTGCGACCATGGAACCACACCTGCGACAGTTTGACCTCAGCCCAATACTTCTTG GTGTCGTGTTCATCATCAATGGTGGAGTGTATGCTTTAACAGCTCCCGTCTGGGGCTGGGGAGTGGACAAGTTCCTAAACCCGAAAGTCGTGTCAGCCGTAGGATGCTTCCTGGTTGTCGGAGGGTTCTGCATGGTTGGACCCGCGTCATTCATCCCACTAGAAAC GAACCTTTCATACGTCATTACCGGACTGGTGCTACATGGACTAGGGATTGCGGCGGTGCTTGTTTCCAGTTTCACGGACGCTCTAAACATCTCCAT TAAAAAAGGACTTCCGGACAACATCGAAACATATGGACTCATATCGGGTCTTTGGACGTCAACGTTCGCGTTTGGAGCTTTCGTTGGACCGTCCGTCAGTGGGTTTCTGTTCGATGCGATTGGATTCCGCGCTTCGACGGTGTTCATTATCGGGCTGCAGCTTGTCGTCGGCATCATCACCATTCTGTTCCTCTGTTTCGAACGATCACCAGCGCCCTACAAGGAAATTTCCTCCGTCGAGTCACTGATCAAGCCCACCACCAGCTCACAGGATGGCGATTCGCACAACGAGAGCAGTGCCAGTCGTACCAGCAGTCTTGACATCACCTATCGGGG TAACAAATCGGGATTCTCCGGCAGTCAGAGTTCGCTCATCGGTTCCTGGCGCCCGTCGGTAAACAATTTGCTAATCAGCAACAGTTATCAAAGCAAACAAGGACACTGGGCACGTTCCGTCACGGA